The segment TCATAATTGCCAACCACCATCGCCCACGGCGATGAACCGGCCGGCAGATCGGCCAAAAGCTTATAGAGCTGCGACGATCGCAGCCCAGCGACGGCATCCAAATCTGTGGCAAGCGTTTCCTTTGGCAAATCGACGACGAATAGCTTGAGATTCGCATCGGTCTCCACGCGGCGCGTCAAAAAATCGATCGACCGCCAAGCCGATTCGATCGCCTGAAATTCAGGCTGGTGTAGGATCGCACGCAGGCGATCGGCCGCCAACGCATTCACCAGATCCACGAGCGGTTGCTTATCGGGATTGTCGGCCGCGATGCGATACGGCCCAGCCACTTTTTCCAACAGCAAATCGAACACGCTCGATTGCCGCGAAGCTTCATGTTCGTTGGGCGAGGCCTCCGAATGTTCGAGCAACTGGTCCAACAGATTCTCGCCGGAAATCGATGGCGGTGCAGCGGCGGCGGGAGATTGATTGGCTTCCGCGGCCTGTTCGGACCCCGGTTTGGCTTTAGATTCGACCGCGTGTGCCTCGGCCCACCCGCGCACTTCGGCGGCCGCGTCGGCGAATGTGGTTTGGCTTTCCAATCGGTCGCGAATGTCGCGGAGCTTGTCGAAGAGCGGCAACTCGCGGTACAAGCGGTCCGGATGAAAATCGTCGAGTTCCATGAATTCGATTTCGACCGGTGAGCCATCGGGATCGATACCCTCGAGCCGTGCCATCGGATGAAATTTCGCGAGCACTTCGTCGATCGTATCGCGGTCGACCATGATTGGCCGTGGCGAAGCGGCTTGCGTGCCGCGCCGTTGCCCCGCGCCGTGGAAATTGCCGACGATCAGAATCCGCATCGGCGATTCGGAAACTTCTTCGGCCGCCGCTCGTTCAGCGGTGAGTTCTTCAGCTCCGGCAGTCTTTCCGACGAACACCGATCCGAACGAAAGATGCTGCGCCATGCGTCCGCTCCAGCAAAGGCCAACGTGTCGAGTGTGAATCGACTCGATCGTATCGCATGGCAGGGAGAGCGTCTATCGACCTCCGCGGCGGATAGTGGTACGGTTCGCCGTGGGTCAGCCTTTCTCGGCTGACGAAACCGCGAGGAATGCCAGGCTGGAAAGCCTGACCTACGTGCAAAAGTATCACTACCCGGCGGCGCGTCGAATGTCGCCGCGGGACGAGACCTATTTCAACGCGTCGAGGTGGTCGGTGCGGTAGAGGGGCATGTAGCGGTAGTAGACTTCGAGCGTGAGCGTGGCGAAGCTGGTCGTCATGATGCGGCCCCCATGGGCGCTCCAGGCGTCGCGGTTTGGTTTGTCGGGATCCCAGCTTCCCGCCGAGCAACCCGCACGGCTTTGACTCTCGACCAGAATCTTCCGCATCTTGCGGTTCCAAACGTCCCAGTCGTGGTCGTCCATGTTGTGCATCACTTGGCTGGCGTAGTACCAATAATAGATGTTCGGCGAACCGCCATCCGGCAGATTGGCCATCAGATAGCGCACGCCGCCGACGATCACTGGATCGGTTTTGCCGGCGTTTAAATATTGGCTGCACAACAGTCCGACGGCCGACATCGTAGGCGATGGCGCGCCATCGGGCTGATAAGCAAATTCGCCGCTCGCCGCTCCGCTGCTCGCGCTGGCCGCCGCACCACCGACGCCCACCGCTTTCAACCATTTCCTCGCGCCGTCAAATGCCGCCGGATTGACCGAGAGCCCGGCCATCTGAGCGCTCTTCAGGGCCATCAACTGCCAGCCGAGAACGGATGTGTCGCCGTCGTCGCCGGGATGATAACGCCAGCCGCCCGTCTTCGTGTTTTGTGCGGCGAGGATGAAATTGACCGCTTTTTGGGCCGAGCGCCCGACGTTCTTGTCGTGGCTCATGCCGTAGCATTCGCAAAGCGCGATCGTCGCCAGGCCGTGAGAATACATCCACGATTGCTTGCCGCTGGCATCGGCCGAGAGATCGCCGTCGGCCTTTTGATGATTCACAAGCCAATAGATTCCGGCGGTGATTGTTTGTTTGAACGGGCCATTGGTGAGATGCGTTTGGCCGGCGGCAAGATAGGGCAGAATACCCATTGCCGTGGCGGCTGAGAGCGATTCTTGGTCGGCAGCGCCCGTGCAAGTGCGATCTTTGCACATCTTCGCATATGCTTGCAAGCTCCAACCGCCGTCTCGCGATTGATGGCGAGCGAACCAATAGAGAGCGGCGACGACGGCTCTGTCGCAACTGGGGGTGTTTCCGTCAATATTAATCTTTGAACGGTCGCGCCAAGCACCGAATCCGCCAGTTGGACCGATCGGGCCGACCGGCTTTCCACCGAGTCCCGCGCCGGACGGAAGAAAACCGGTGCCCCCTCCGACGAAACCGGTGTCCGTCTTCAACGGATCGCCTGGTGGTTGCTCGCCGGGCGTGTTGCCGGGCGTCGATGTCAAATCGTTTGCCATCGCTTCGGGGAAGATCATTGCGATCGTTGTCAGCCCTTTCTCGTCGATATCAGGCAGCCCGGGATCGACAATCGGCGGATCGACCGGCGCATCGGAGGCATCTACCACCGCTTCCGGCGGATTAAACCCGACATCGCCGGTGTCGGCCTTCGGGACAATCATTCGGCCCAGGAGCAGCAGCATCGCCAGGGCCGCCATGTGGGCCGTGCAACTGACGGCCCACCACGGCGCTTGAGTGCGCACAAAATCGCGAAAATGGCTGATGAACGAACGCTGCTCGAATTCGGCGTCCTCCGATTCTTCAACGCCGGTGCGGTTAGCCCGATCTTTGCTTGCCATGATGGTTCTCCGGAAAATAATCTTCGAAGCTTTGAACGCTTTCGTCGCCGTCAGCTCGCTACGAAGCGGCGGTCGGCGTAGCCCACGGCGTCGTCGCGGACGCGTCTCACCAAGCCCAACTACTGCGGTGCCGCCGTCGGCGCGCAGAGCGATCGCAAAAATCAAAATGGAGTAACTGCAACGCGATCCGGCGCTCGGACCGCCGATTCGCCAAATTTCCGCTGCCCGCGGATAAATACCCGGGCGCGCTCGATCGCAGATGCAGAATTGCAGCCGGCGACGACCGATTGGCCAAAATGTCCGGCCGCAGCCTCGACGCGACCGGACACCCTAAGATTCGTGGGCCGCCGCTTATTTATTCCCGCTGCCGCGGCGATGCCGCAAGGATGCCACTGCTGGCCTTGGCCAGTAGCGATGCGCAGCGTGCCACCGGCAAGCGAAATCTACGAGTGCCAAGCCACGCTGTGGGCAGACGGCACACGGAGCGTGCCCGTTACCTTATGCCGCTTGTGTGCCACTGGCTTTGCCAGCGAGAAATCGGCTTCGTGCGAAGACCAAAGGCGCATAGCGTACGCCCGAATCGAGGACGAGGCGTATCCATTCTTTCAGTTCGCTCTTCGCGGGAGGCAAAGCCGATCGCTAATCCATCGAGCGCGAGCCGCTGATCAACTTGATGAATTCCGTGTTCGACTTGAACTTGGCAAGCTGGCGGGTCAACTGCTCCATCGCGTCGACGTGGTGCATGGTCGAAAGCGTGCGGCGAAGCATGTTCACGGCATGCAGCGTATCCGGATCGAGCAGCTTCTCTTCGCGGCGCGTGCCGGATTGCGAAATGTCGATCGCCGGCCAAACGCGGCGGTCGGCAAGCTTGCGGTCCAAGACCAGCTCCATGTTGCCGGTGCCTTTGAACTCCTGAAAGATCAGTTCGTCCATGCGGCTGCCGGTGTCGATCAGCGCGGTGGCCACAATCGTCAGCGAGCCCCCTTCTTCGAACAATCGGGCGGTGGCAAACAACTTTTTCGGAACATCAAGGGCCTTGATATCCACGCCGCCCGACATCGTCCGGCCTGTGTTGCCGACCCACTTGTTGAAGGCCCGGGCCATTCGTGTGATCGAATCCATGAGCAGAAACACGTCTTTGCCCATCTCGGCCATGCGCTTGCAACGCTCGACGACGAGTTGCGACAGACGCACGTGGCTCTCGACATCGCGATCGAGGCTGCTGGCGATGACATCGCCTTTCACCGAGCGGCGCATGTCGGTCACTTCTTCGGGCCGTTCGTCGACCAGCAGCATGACCAGATTGATATCCGGATAGTTGGCCGAGATGGCCTGGCTGACCTGCTGCAAGAGAATCGTCTTGCCGGTTCGCGGCGGAGCGACGATCAGGGCTCGCTGGCCCTTGCCGAGCGGAGTGAGCAAATCCATGACTCGCGTGGTGAGCGGTTGCTGGCCGGTTTCCAGTTTGAGCCACGTTTCCGGGTTGATGGGCGTGAGTTGGTCGAACGTTTTGACGTTCGGGTAATCCTCGGGCTTCATCCCATCGACGTCGTGAATCTCTTTCAACCGCGGGCCTTGCTGGCGGCGGCCGGGCTGAACCATGCCGTTGAGCCGCACGCCTTCACGGAGCCGGAATTTTTCGATCATCGTGCCTGGCACGAATGGATCGGAGCGTTCGCGGGTGAGGTTGTTGTCTGGGTTGCGGAGGAAACCGTAGCCGTTGGGGTGCAGTTCGAGAACTCCGCCACCCGCCACGAGCTCGACCGGTTCGCCGTTGTCGGGAGCGCCGTCTTGTTCGGAGAAGGGGAGCGGCGCGAGAGAGTTTTCTCCGTCGAAACGGCGATTGCGGGATCGCATCCCGCCGCCGTTCATCCGGCCGCCGCCGTGCCCTCCGCCGTGCCCGCCGCTGTGCCCTCCGCCACCCCCGGGTCCATGTGCCGAACCACCACCTGGACCACGCCCACGACCGCGGCCCTTTTTCCGCTTGCCCATATAACTCACCTGAGAAGACCTCCAAAAAAGAACAACCGACCGTTCCATGCGAACAGTCGCCACCCACAAAGAACCGGCCAAAACCGAACCTCGCCGAAATCAACGGCCAGATTCGATCGAAGATCAAATCGCTAGGATCGCTTCGACCGGCAGCCGCGCGACGGCGGCCTGGACCAAAGACGACCTGCGAATTCGTCGCATGCAAGATCACCCGCTTGCAAGGTCAACACGAAACCATTCTGGCGGCAAGCAGATCAAGCCTATGAAACTTCGCTCGCGCGCGATGCGCACAACAATCATTGCCATCCCCACGTCGCCGACGAGCTTTTTCCTTGAACCGTTTTCTGCGGCGATCTTCGTCTTGGGGATGACGCTAACTTCTTATCGCTTCGCGGCCAGTTTGAACGCCGTTTCAGAGCAACGGACTCTGCCGCGCTGCGAAGCCGCAAGATAAAATCATGGAGCCGCCGGAAACCGACGGAATTCTATATCGGTGGTCCGATGCCGGCGCTCTGATCCTACCGGGCCGTGTATCCTGCCGGGGCTATAAAATCATGCCGAGGGCTAATTGGTGCCGTGCCGATGGCTAGTCATCGCGCCTGTTGCGCGGAAGGAAAAACATCGTGTAAGCGCTGCGGTGTCAGCGTGGCAAAGATTCGCCAGAGCGTGCGCTTCGGAAAAACCTTTCAACCGATCGAGACAACGGCGTTGCCAACCCCGCAAATGCCGTGCGTGCTCCGCGAACTAAATCCTGAAATCCTGCTTTGTTACACCAATTCTCGGAGAACTGATGCGGTCCCCTGCCAGACTTGGCCTGTCACAAGAACGGGCCTTGCCAAAACCAGAGAGCAGGAATCGGATCAAGAAGCGTCTGAAGCCCTCGACGAGGCTCGTTTCAATTGAGCCCCGCGTGCCGAAGGATGGCCGCAGGATTCCACCGCAGCCAAACTGTGCTGCCAAGGCAGCCGCCTTGCCGTACGGAGATCATTGTTTTCGCAATGTCCCCACAAACAAGTCGTTAAACTACACGAATCATAATCATCCCTCGGCCTGTGTCAAGCGGTTCCTACGGGCTGGAAGCGAAAATCTTCGGATATTCGCTCCCCCATCGCCGACAATACCGAGTTTGACGGACGCAGCGGCCGCGAACCGACCGTTGCCAATCAGGCCGCATGGCCGCCGCGATGCCCGTAGAACCCGGATGGTCCCCAAGGCGAGCGCTCGATGGCTCCTCGGCGACGCCCTTCCCGAATCGGCGGCCTTCGCTCAAGATGGTGTTGCCGGGTCACGAGCAACGCATGACGGAATCTCCTGGATGAAGAACGAACACTCCCGCGAACGGTGCTGGGCCAATGTCGAATTCGCGGCGCCGCTGCCGCCCCGGCCCGAGATCAGCCATGTGCTCTTCGATTTCGACGGCACGCTCTCCTTGGTGCGCGAAGGCTGGCCCGACATCATGCTCGGGCTGTTTCTCGATTGTCTCCCACGTTCGCCGGGCGAAACCGGCGCCGAGCTTCGACCGGCCCTTGTCGAAGACATTATGCGGCTCACCGGCAAGCCGACCATCGATCAGATGATTCTGTTGGCCGAAAAAATTCGCCAGCGCGGCGGCACCCCCCACGATCCCGAGTGGTATAAGGAGCGATTCCTCGAGCGATTGGAGCGGCACACTGGCGCCCGCCGGGCCGGCTTGCAGAGCCGTGAGCTGGCCGCCGAGTCGCTGCTCGTGCACCAGGTGCGGCCGCTTTTGGAACACTTGCGCGGGCTCGGATTGCGGCTGTATCTGGCGAGCGGCACCGACGATGTGGCCGTCAAGCATGAAGCCGATCTGTTGGACCTAACCCGCTACTTCGGCCCGCACATCTATGGAGCGCACGCCGATGCGGCGAAATTCTCCAAGCCACTGGTTATCTCGCGCATGCTTCGCGACGACCGCATCCCCGGCACACAACTGCTCGGCTTCGGCGACGGCTTCGCGGAAATCGAAGCCGTCAAAGCCGTTGGTGGGATCGCCGTTGCGGTCGCCAGCGACGAGGCGAACAACGGTTCCGGCCAAGTCGATCCACGAAAAAGGGCCCGTCTTCTGCAAGTCGGGGCCGATATCATCATTCCCGACTATCGAGAAGCGATCGGGCTGGTCGATTATCTATTGGGCAAAATGAACAATTCCACTTTCCCCAACGAAGCGCGAAATTTCTAGGGCACCATGGCGACGCTGGCAACGCCGTGTGTGCCTTGATCGGTGCGATTGAATGGACTAAACTGCCCTGCTGCGGTGAATGCCCGCAACGCCTCCTTAGCTCAATTGGCAGAGCATCTGACTCTTAATCAGAGGGTTGAAGGTTCAAGTCCTTCAGGGGGCAATTCTGATCTGCCTTTCAGGTGAGGGGTTGTGACTTCCGCGGGTTCTGGCACGCCGGAGCCTTCGGGGGCAGTCGCGTGCCGCGCCGGTGGCCATCACCGACCAAATGCGTTCCAGCCATCGTTGGCCCGTTTCGCTGCGCGAGCTTGGAGTCACCTGGGTCGAAGAATTTCGAGCCATTCGTCCAAGCCGCCGTCAACGATCAGCTCAAACCGCCCCGACCTCCCCCGCCAAACGGCAGCAAAACGTAGATGGGCGCGCAGCCACGGCAATCGCATCTCGATCCGGTTTCAATATCGCGCTAGCCAAAGCGACGAACGATCCGCGCGTGATTGGCGAGGCACCAGCCGCCGGCGTTTTGACGAAGCTTTGATCGCAGTTCGACCGTTAGCGATTTTCCAACACCCATTGCAAGGCGTGGCG is part of the Pirellulales bacterium genome and harbors:
- a CDS encoding prenyltransferase/squalene oxidase repeat-containing protein, which produces MASKDRANRTGVEESEDAEFEQRSFISHFRDFVRTQAPWWAVSCTAHMAALAMLLLLGRMIVPKADTGDVGFNPPEAVVDASDAPVDPPIVDPGLPDIDEKGLTTIAMIFPEAMANDLTSTPGNTPGEQPPGDPLKTDTGFVGGGTGFLPSGAGLGGKPVGPIGPTGGFGAWRDRSKINIDGNTPSCDRAVVAALYWFARHQSRDGGWSLQAYAKMCKDRTCTGAADQESLSAATAMGILPYLAAGQTHLTNGPFKQTITAGIYWLVNHQKADGDLSADASGKQSWMYSHGLATIALCECYGMSHDKNVGRSAQKAVNFILAAQNTKTGGWRYHPGDDGDTSVLGWQLMALKSAQMAGLSVNPAAFDGARKWLKAVGVGGAAASASSGAASGEFAYQPDGAPSPTMSAVGLLCSQYLNAGKTDPVIVGGVRYLMANLPDGGSPNIYYWYYASQVMHNMDDHDWDVWNRKMRKILVESQSRAGCSAGSWDPDKPNRDAWSAHGGRIMTTSFATLTLEVYYRYMPLYRTDHLDALK
- the rho gene encoding transcription termination factor Rho, whose product is MGKRKKGRGRGRGPGGGSAHGPGGGGGHSGGHGGGHGGGRMNGGGMRSRNRRFDGENSLAPLPFSEQDGAPDNGEPVELVAGGGVLELHPNGYGFLRNPDNNLTRERSDPFVPGTMIEKFRLREGVRLNGMVQPGRRQQGPRLKEIHDVDGMKPEDYPNVKTFDQLTPINPETWLKLETGQQPLTTRVMDLLTPLGKGQRALIVAPPRTGKTILLQQVSQAISANYPDINLVMLLVDERPEEVTDMRRSVKGDVIASSLDRDVESHVRLSQLVVERCKRMAEMGKDVFLLMDSITRMARAFNKWVGNTGRTMSGGVDIKALDVPKKLFATARLFEEGGSLTIVATALIDTGSRMDELIFQEFKGTGNMELVLDRKLADRRVWPAIDISQSGTRREEKLLDPDTLHAVNMLRRTLSTMHHVDAMEQLTRQLAKFKSNTEFIKLISGSRSMD
- a CDS encoding type VI secretion system contractile sheath large subunit, whose translation is MAQHLSFGSVFVGKTAGAEELTAERAAAEEVSESPMRILIVGNFHGAGQRRGTQAASPRPIMVDRDTIDEVLAKFHPMARLEGIDPDGSPVEIEFMELDDFHPDRLYRELPLFDKLRDIRDRLESQTTFADAAAEVRGWAEAHAVESKAKPGSEQAAEANQSPAAAAPPSISGENLLDQLLEHSEASPNEHEASRQSSVFDLLLEKVAGPYRIAADNPDKQPLVDLVNALAADRLRAILHQPEFQAIESAWRSIDFLTRRVETDANLKLFVVDLPKETLATDLDAVAGLRSSQLYKLLADLPAGSSPWAMVVGNYEFAATRDDVEMLGRIAQIAASASSPFVAGASPAVFGCPAPAERPDPDDWHEPDATGAQMWRQLRSLPAATALALVSPRFLLRHPYGPGASETEELEFIELPTPQHDGFLWGNGAFVAACLVAQAFGENGWNLNQNLGRDINDLPLHVYDDDGQPVVKPCAEALLGDRAAERILEFGIMPLLSFADRGSVRLARLQSLADPPAGLAGRWQ
- a CDS encoding HAD family hydrolase, with amino-acid sequence MKNEHSRERCWANVEFAAPLPPRPEISHVLFDFDGTLSLVREGWPDIMLGLFLDCLPRSPGETGAELRPALVEDIMRLTGKPTIDQMILLAEKIRQRGGTPHDPEWYKERFLERLERHTGARRAGLQSRELAAESLLVHQVRPLLEHLRGLGLRLYLASGTDDVAVKHEADLLDLTRYFGPHIYGAHADAAKFSKPLVISRMLRDDRIPGTQLLGFGDGFAEIEAVKAVGGIAVAVASDEANNGSGQVDPRKRARLLQVGADIIIPDYREAIGLVDYLLGKMNNSTFPNEARNF